One region of Myxococcus fulvus genomic DNA includes:
- a CDS encoding amino acid adenylation domain-containing protein, with protein sequence MHTTESPSEIDVTSRGYPFQAGLAGLWNAQVQLHPEAIAIHWGVKRVTYDALDRRANQLANALRHRGVGEETPVAVAMRRGIEAIVAHVALAKLGASHVPLDLQHPRERITYILENAGTQVLLTETLTEETHCAQDGLFCLCLERDADTVAREPETFTGPRDSPERRAYILYTSGTTGRPKGIEVLAKGIRRLVVDNPILGIRPGERVAQITNHAFDISLYEIWGALLNGAALVVISKATLLDAQAFRQALRDMRVDVMTIATALFNLVAQACPDAFSGLRLVVVGGERANPRLFRAVLENHPPKRLVNGYGPTEASIYATAHEARLQDALSGSISIGKPIARTEVFLLDEDLRPVAPGQTGELCLAGEGLARGYLHQPELTAERFPTVAGLKDGQALRIYRTGDLARWRENGTLEYLGRADHQVKIRGHRIELDEVSKTLLQSGLVWDAVVTLQERPDGEKSLAAFVVPKDTVPGLEDALRDFMRARVSEPMVPSRFVLLERLPVTANGKVDRAALPRPVSPGGGAVPAQSTSPSEDPIVAGVSAIWTELLGVETASPGDDFVRLGGNSLMTGRLTLRLREKFGVGLSAHALHEARTLGGFIEAVRQTLAGVQDEGRAIAGPDAWREDARLPEDIAPAPGRPVTKGRALEDMRCIFLTGATGFLGAFMLRDLMRTTQAQVACLVRAKDSQAALARIRQTLAKYDLWEDGFAARIEPVLGDLGAPRMGLSDGQRQSLVERAEAILHVGAHVNYVQPYEAHKAVNIDGTTEVLRLAAMGPTPLHYVSTIAVFGPTGYFNGTQVLREDEDLDKYVDCLRYDLGYAASKWVAEKRVWEAIERGVAVNVYRSGFIMGHTRTGVGNPDDFVARFVRGCIQVGSCPILPRQRKEMVPVDFVSGALLGIASREGAIGKAYHLVPPSPRDSIDMDSLYSLLADCGQPLSRVPYEEWVDRLMKGPRAAENPLCALVPMLHEQVYGGGSTRWEVYEGMPVYDARNTREALSGLGLGFRRLDRALLSLYLEDWRAKGLLPTRPARATRG encoded by the coding sequence ATGCACACCACCGAATCACCCTCCGAGATCGATGTCACTTCCAGGGGTTATCCCTTCCAGGCAGGTCTCGCGGGCCTGTGGAATGCCCAGGTCCAGCTCCACCCCGAAGCCATCGCCATCCACTGGGGTGTCAAGCGCGTCACCTATGACGCGCTGGACCGCCGGGCCAATCAGCTCGCGAACGCGCTGCGCCACAGAGGCGTGGGTGAGGAGACGCCCGTCGCCGTGGCCATGCGGCGAGGCATCGAGGCCATCGTGGCCCATGTGGCCCTCGCCAAGCTGGGCGCCTCTCACGTCCCGCTGGACCTCCAGCACCCTCGCGAGAGAATCACATACATCCTGGAAAACGCCGGAACGCAGGTCCTCCTCACGGAGACGCTGACGGAGGAGACGCATTGCGCCCAGGATGGATTGTTCTGCCTTTGCCTGGAACGAGACGCGGACACCGTGGCGCGCGAGCCCGAGACCTTCACCGGTCCCCGCGACAGTCCAGAGCGACGGGCGTACATCCTGTACACGTCCGGGACGACAGGACGCCCCAAGGGCATCGAGGTCCTCGCGAAGGGCATCCGCCGACTGGTCGTCGACAATCCCATCCTGGGCATCCGTCCCGGGGAGCGCGTCGCGCAAATCACGAACCACGCGTTCGACATCTCCCTGTATGAAATCTGGGGAGCGCTGCTCAACGGAGCCGCGCTCGTCGTGATCTCCAAGGCGACGCTCCTGGATGCCCAGGCCTTCCGCCAGGCCCTGCGCGACATGCGCGTCGACGTGATGACCATCGCCACCGCCCTGTTCAACCTGGTGGCCCAGGCCTGTCCCGATGCCTTCAGCGGGCTTCGTCTGGTGGTCGTGGGGGGAGAGCGCGCCAACCCCCGCCTCTTCCGCGCGGTGCTGGAGAACCATCCTCCCAAGCGGCTCGTCAACGGCTACGGCCCCACGGAGGCGTCCATCTACGCGACGGCCCACGAGGCGCGCCTCCAGGATGCCTTGAGCGGCTCCATCTCCATCGGGAAGCCCATCGCTCGCACCGAGGTGTTCCTGCTCGACGAGGACCTGCGCCCCGTGGCGCCGGGACAAACAGGAGAGCTGTGCCTCGCGGGAGAGGGCCTCGCGCGCGGCTATCTCCACCAGCCGGAGCTCACCGCGGAGCGCTTCCCCACGGTGGCTGGATTGAAGGACGGTCAGGCGCTGCGCATCTACCGCACCGGGGACCTGGCCCGGTGGCGTGAGAACGGGACGCTGGAGTACCTGGGCCGGGCCGACCATCAGGTGAAGATTCGCGGCCACCGCATCGAGTTGGACGAGGTCTCCAAGACGCTCCTGCAGAGCGGGCTCGTCTGGGACGCAGTGGTGACACTCCAGGAGCGACCCGATGGCGAGAAGTCGCTGGCGGCTTTCGTCGTACCCAAGGACACCGTCCCGGGCCTCGAGGACGCCCTCCGCGACTTCATGCGCGCCAGGGTGTCGGAGCCCATGGTGCCGTCTCGCTTCGTCCTGCTGGAGCGGCTCCCCGTCACCGCGAATGGAAAGGTCGACCGCGCGGCGCTGCCCCGCCCCGTGTCGCCCGGCGGCGGAGCGGTGCCCGCACAGAGCACGTCCCCGTCGGAGGACCCCATCGTCGCGGGCGTGAGCGCCATCTGGACCGAGCTGCTCGGCGTGGAGACCGCGTCCCCTGGAGATGACTTCGTGCGCCTGGGCGGCAATTCCCTGATGACGGGACGTCTGACGCTGCGGCTGCGCGAGAAGTTCGGCGTGGGCCTCTCCGCGCACGCCCTCCATGAGGCACGGACGCTGGGGGGATTCATCGAAGCGGTGCGACAGACCCTCGCGGGAGTCCAGGACGAGGGCCGCGCGATCGCGGGGCCCGACGCCTGGCGCGAGGATGCGCGACTGCCCGAGGACATCGCGCCCGCTCCAGGCAGGCCGGTGACGAAGGGACGCGCGCTGGAGGACATGCGCTGCATCTTCCTCACGGGCGCCACGGGCTTCCTCGGCGCCTTCATGCTCCGCGACCTGATGCGGACGACCCAGGCCCAGGTGGCCTGCCTCGTACGGGCCAAGGACTCGCAAGCGGCGCTCGCGCGCATCCGCCAGACCCTGGCGAAGTACGACCTGTGGGAGGACGGCTTCGCGGCGCGCATCGAGCCGGTGCTCGGAGACCTCGGCGCTCCCCGCATGGGCCTGAGCGACGGGCAACGACAGTCCCTCGTCGAGCGGGCCGAGGCCATCCTCCACGTCGGCGCGCACGTGAACTACGTGCAGCCCTACGAGGCGCACAAGGCTGTCAACATCGATGGCACCACGGAGGTGCTGCGGCTGGCCGCGATGGGGCCCACGCCGCTGCACTACGTGTCCACCATCGCCGTGTTCGGTCCCACCGGTTACTTCAACGGCACCCAGGTCCTGCGCGAGGACGAGGACCTGGACAAATACGTCGACTGCCTGCGCTACGACCTGGGGTACGCGGCCAGCAAGTGGGTGGCCGAGAAGCGCGTGTGGGAGGCCATCGAGCGCGGGGTGGCGGTGAACGTCTACCGCTCCGGCTTCATCATGGGACACACCCGCACGGGTGTCGGGAATCCAGACGACTTCGTCGCGCGCTTCGTCCGCGGCTGCATCCAGGTTGGCAGCTGCCCCATCCTCCCGAGGCAACGCAAGGAGATGGTGCCCGTGGACTTCGTCAGCGGCGCCCTGCTGGGCATCGCCTCGCGTGAGGGCGCCATCGGCAAGGCCTATCACCTGGTTCCCCCGTCCCCTCGCGACTCCATCGACATGGATTCGCTCTACTCACTGCTCGCCGACTGCGGTCAGCCGCTCAGCCGCGTGCCTTACGAGGAATGGGTGGACCGCCTCATGAAGGGCCCTCGCGCGGCGGAGAACCCGCTCTGCGCCCTGGTGCCCATGCTCCACGAGCAGGTCTATGGCGGCGGCTCGACGCGCTGGGAGGTCTACGAGGGCATGCCCGTCTACGACGCCCGGAACACACGGGAGGCACTCTCCGGACTCGGCCTCGGGTTCCGTCGTCTGGACCGGGCACTGCTGTCCCTCTACCTGGAGGACTGGCGCGCCAAGGGCCTGCTCCCCACAAGACCCGCGAGAGCCACTCGCGGCTGA
- a CDS encoding DUF3185 family protein: MGIIRLVGVMLAVAGGVLLWTGLNARESLTERATQAFTGKYTEQTTLYLAGGGAALAGGLLLVLFGGGRGKRR, translated from the coding sequence GTGGGAATCATCCGGCTCGTGGGAGTGATGCTCGCCGTCGCGGGCGGCGTGTTGCTGTGGACGGGGCTCAATGCCCGGGAGTCGCTCACCGAGCGCGCCACCCAGGCCTTCACCGGCAAGTACACGGAGCAGACCACGCTGTACCTGGCGGGCGGAGGCGCCGCGCTCGCGGGAGGCCTCCTGTTGGTGCTGTTCGGCGGCGGTCGCGGCAAGCGTCGCTAG
- a CDS encoding aquaporin: MTSAVASTTSASAGRLNRPRRLAVEALGCGLLVVALEGAHHGAEHLGVSATDNRLFMSLAAGVVLACLTWVLQPLSGAHFNPALTFADALEDGTPWRDVPRYVLAQLGGGLAGRLVAHLMCGEPLLIATRTPSASSAQFLTELVATFGLLIVVRGCVRTRPSATHFVVAGYAAATVWFTDSRSLANPALILARAVSTRASALHAMDVESFVAAQLLGATLAVFLFRWLMTPTVKPTHRPWRVIFECSHRAVAEQAVVVFNGLCAPDRAQATLDTGASPPDALGPPPMVIRLVLEGEAPPSGEGAAVWRVSASGEGTPDAEQRLRASLREPIHRLLRERGWSRLHAVGDPAHEAPVRPT; this comes from the coding sequence ATGACGAGCGCAGTTGCATCCACGACCTCCGCCAGCGCCGGGCGGCTCAATCGCCCCCGACGGCTCGCCGTCGAAGCGCTCGGCTGCGGACTGCTCGTGGTGGCCCTGGAGGGGGCGCACCACGGGGCCGAGCACCTGGGCGTGAGCGCCACCGACAACCGCCTCTTCATGTCCCTGGCGGCCGGCGTCGTGCTCGCGTGCCTCACGTGGGTGCTGCAGCCGCTGTCGGGCGCGCACTTCAACCCCGCCCTCACCTTCGCGGACGCCCTGGAGGACGGGACACCGTGGCGGGACGTGCCGCGCTACGTGCTGGCCCAGCTGGGCGGAGGGCTCGCGGGGCGGCTGGTGGCCCACCTCATGTGCGGGGAGCCGCTGCTCATCGCCACGCGGACGCCCTCGGCCAGCTCGGCGCAGTTCCTCACGGAGCTGGTGGCGACGTTCGGCCTGCTCATCGTGGTGCGCGGCTGCGTGCGCACCCGGCCCTCCGCCACCCACTTCGTCGTGGCCGGGTATGCCGCGGCCACGGTGTGGTTCACCGACTCGCGCTCGCTGGCCAACCCGGCGCTCATCCTCGCCCGCGCGGTGAGCACGCGCGCGAGCGCCCTGCACGCGATGGACGTCGAGTCCTTCGTGGCCGCGCAGCTGCTCGGCGCGACGCTCGCGGTGTTCCTGTTCCGGTGGTTGATGACGCCGACGGTGAAGCCCACACACCGCCCCTGGCGCGTCATCTTCGAGTGCTCCCACCGCGCCGTGGCCGAGCAGGCCGTCGTCGTGTTCAACGGCCTGTGCGCGCCGGACCGGGCGCAGGCCACGCTGGACACGGGCGCGAGTCCCCCGGACGCCCTGGGGCCGCCGCCGATGGTCATCCGGCTCGTGCTGGAGGGCGAAGCGCCTCCCTCCGGAGAGGGCGCGGCCGTCTGGCGGGTGTCCGCGAGCGGCGAGGGAACGCCGGACGCGGAGCAGCGACTGCGGGCCTCGCTCCGTGAGCCCATCCACCGGCTGCTCCGGGAGCGAGGATGGTCCCGACTGCACGCCGTCGGCGACCCCGCGCACGAGGCGCCGGTGCGACCTACCTGA
- a CDS encoding head GIN domain-containing protein, producing MRLGAREQGAGLPLLAAAWMSGCGFGHHLEGSGHSIEESRTTPVFDRLEVEDGIPAHVQVDPTRPHSVLIIGDDNLVARMRTDHDGDRLRVSFGGHGSVSWDSPNPLRVEVVVPSLEALERSGGGRTDVTGGVDANHFSVSASGGGAVLVRGLRAESVALSLSGGGYALLEGEARRMRLDLSGGSEVYAGGFASREAALESSGGGMASLRVSDTLRVNASGGSHVRVFGRPEMLEEDLSGGSSLTFE from the coding sequence ATGCGATTGGGAGCACGGGAGCAAGGCGCGGGGCTCCCGCTGCTGGCGGCGGCGTGGATGTCGGGCTGTGGCTTCGGGCATCACCTGGAGGGCAGCGGGCATTCGATTGAGGAGTCGCGGACGACGCCCGTGTTCGACCGGCTGGAGGTGGAGGACGGCATCCCCGCGCACGTCCAGGTGGACCCGACGCGACCCCACTCGGTCCTCATCATCGGCGATGACAACCTCGTCGCCCGCATGCGGACGGACCACGACGGGGACCGGCTGCGGGTGAGCTTCGGCGGGCATGGTTCGGTGAGCTGGGACTCGCCCAATCCGCTGCGCGTCGAGGTGGTGGTGCCGAGCCTGGAGGCGCTGGAGCGCTCGGGCGGCGGGCGCACGGACGTGACGGGCGGGGTCGACGCGAATCACTTCAGCGTGTCCGCCAGCGGAGGCGGCGCGGTCCTGGTGCGTGGGCTGCGCGCGGAGTCGGTGGCGCTCTCCCTGAGCGGAGGCGGGTATGCGCTCCTGGAGGGCGAGGCGCGCCGGATGCGCTTGGACCTGTCGGGAGGGAGCGAGGTGTATGCGGGAGGGTTCGCGTCGCGGGAGGCGGCGCTGGAGTCCAGCGGCGGCGGCATGGCCTCGCTGCGCGTGTCCGACACCTTGCGAGTGAACGCCTCGGGCGGCAGCCACGTGCGCGTCTTCGGCCGCCCCGAGATGCTCGAGGAGGACCTGTCCGGCGGCTCCTCGCTGACCTTCGAATAG
- the fghA gene encoding S-formylglutathione hydrolase, whose product MTAAPTLISQHRCFDGTQGFYKHVSEACGGEMRFGVFVPPQARERKVPVLYYLAGLTCTEETFLTKGGAQRVAAQLGVMLVAPDTSPRGAGYPGEDASWDFGVGAGFYLDATQAPWSARYRMGTYVTQELPALIAKHFPAREDREGIFGHSMGGHGALVSALRQPGRYRSVSAFAPIVAPMRVPWGQKAFKGYLGEDTQAWRAYDATELIRAAKQHLPTLLVDQGTGDKFLQEQLKPELLREACAATGQPLTLRIHEGYDHGYYFVSTFMEDHLRHHAAALNA is encoded by the coding sequence ATGACGGCGGCCCCCACGCTCATCAGCCAGCACCGCTGCTTCGACGGCACGCAGGGCTTCTACAAGCACGTGTCCGAGGCGTGCGGGGGCGAGATGCGCTTCGGCGTCTTCGTCCCGCCGCAGGCGCGGGAGCGCAAGGTGCCGGTGCTCTACTACCTCGCGGGCCTCACGTGCACGGAGGAGACCTTCCTGACGAAGGGCGGCGCGCAGCGTGTGGCGGCACAGCTGGGGGTGATGCTGGTGGCGCCGGACACCAGCCCCCGGGGCGCGGGCTATCCGGGCGAGGACGCGTCCTGGGACTTCGGCGTCGGTGCGGGCTTCTACCTGGACGCCACCCAGGCGCCGTGGTCCGCGCGCTACCGCATGGGCACGTACGTCACGCAGGAGCTGCCCGCGCTCATCGCCAAACACTTCCCGGCCCGCGAGGACCGGGAGGGCATCTTCGGCCACTCCATGGGAGGTCATGGCGCGCTCGTGTCGGCGCTGCGGCAGCCCGGGCGCTACCGCTCCGTGTCCGCGTTCGCCCCCATCGTCGCGCCCATGCGCGTGCCGTGGGGACAGAAGGCCTTCAAGGGCTACCTGGGCGAGGACACCCAGGCGTGGCGCGCGTATGACGCCACGGAGTTGATCCGCGCCGCGAAGCAGCACCTGCCCACGCTGCTGGTGGACCAGGGCACGGGCGACAAGTTCCTCCAGGAGCAGCTCAAGCCGGAGCTGCTGCGCGAGGCCTGCGCCGCCACGGGACAGCCGCTCACCCTGCGCATCCACGAGGGGTACGACCACGGCTACTACTTCGTCTCCACGTTCATGGAGGACCACTTGCGGCACCACGCCGCGGCGCTGAACGCGTAA
- a CDS encoding S-(hydroxymethyl)glutathione dehydrogenase/class III alcohol dehydrogenase: protein MDVRAAVALEAGKPLVIETVHLEGPKAGEVLVELKATGICHTDQFTLSGADPEGLFPAILGHEGAGVVVDVGPGVTSVRKGDHVIPLYTPECRQCKSCLSRKTNLCTAIRATQGKGLMPDGTSRFRLGKQAVHHYMGTSTFAQYTVLPEIAVAKIREDAPFDKVCYIGCGVTTGIGAVVYTAKVEAGARVVVFGLGGIGLNVVQAARMVGADQIVGVDINPARKAMAEKFGLTHFVNPKEVEGDLVPYLVNLTNGGADYSFECIGNVNTMRQALECCHRGWGESIVIGVAGAGQEIKTRPFQLVTGRVWKGSAFGGARGRTDVPQIVDWYMNGKINVDDLITHTLKLEDINQGFDLMHKGESIRSVVKYS, encoded by the coding sequence ATGGACGTGCGCGCGGCGGTGGCGCTCGAGGCAGGCAAGCCGTTGGTCATCGAGACGGTGCACCTGGAGGGACCCAAGGCGGGCGAGGTGCTCGTGGAGCTGAAGGCCACCGGCATCTGCCACACGGACCAGTTCACGCTCTCCGGAGCGGATCCGGAGGGACTCTTCCCCGCCATCCTCGGCCACGAGGGCGCGGGCGTGGTGGTGGACGTGGGCCCGGGCGTGACGTCGGTGCGCAAGGGCGACCACGTCATCCCGCTCTACACGCCCGAGTGCCGGCAGTGTAAGTCGTGCCTGTCGCGCAAGACGAACCTGTGTACGGCCATCCGCGCCACGCAGGGCAAGGGCCTGATGCCGGACGGCACCAGCCGCTTCCGCCTGGGCAAGCAGGCCGTGCACCACTACATGGGCACGTCCACCTTCGCGCAGTACACGGTGCTGCCGGAGATCGCCGTCGCGAAGATTCGCGAGGACGCCCCGTTCGACAAGGTCTGCTACATCGGCTGCGGCGTGACGACGGGCATCGGCGCCGTGGTGTACACGGCCAAGGTGGAGGCCGGCGCGCGCGTCGTCGTCTTCGGCCTGGGCGGCATCGGTCTCAACGTGGTGCAGGCGGCCCGCATGGTGGGCGCGGACCAGATCGTCGGCGTGGACATCAACCCGGCGCGCAAGGCCATGGCGGAGAAGTTCGGCCTCACCCACTTCGTCAACCCGAAGGAAGTCGAGGGTGACCTGGTGCCGTACCTGGTCAATCTGACGAACGGCGGCGCGGACTACAGCTTCGAGTGCATCGGCAACGTGAACACGATGCGCCAGGCGCTCGAGTGCTGCCACCGCGGCTGGGGTGAGAGCATCGTCATCGGCGTGGCGGGCGCGGGGCAGGAGATCAAGACGCGGCCGTTCCAGCTCGTCACGGGGCGCGTGTGGAAGGGCAGCGCCTTCGGCGGCGCGCGCGGCCGCACGGACGTGCCGCAGATCGTCGACTGGTACATGAACGGGAAGATCAACGTCGACGACCTCATCACGCACACGCTGAAGCTGGAGGACATCAACCAGGGCTTCGACCTGATGCACAAGGGCGAGTCCATCCGCAGCGTGGTGAAGTACTCATGA
- a CDS encoding tetratricopeptide repeat protein, whose translation MKLARVGLMVGVLALGGTVACSEENDVAKQNRVKGTNHLAKKEYKEATEAYALSLQADPKQEKVWEKKAFAHLELGQMDKASEAVLKILEMKTTPADKAETYRTLASMHMKGGTLEDAEKYFNEALKIEPKDEASLGWIAEIYAQKGGARSMSAPIVKADLEKSLSVYDQVIAINPNSANTYLNKRVVMGRLMEYERQQKDMALSEAAENAKDKTVVDEANARAAEHQKKMDEYQGQFAEMTKKFSEAQKAAKAQAAAGTP comes from the coding sequence ATGAAGCTGGCACGAGTCGGTCTGATGGTCGGAGTTCTCGCCCTGGGTGGCACCGTGGCCTGTAGCGAGGAGAACGACGTCGCCAAGCAGAACCGCGTCAAGGGCACCAACCACCTGGCGAAGAAGGAGTACAAGGAGGCCACCGAGGCCTACGCCCTGTCGCTCCAGGCGGACCCCAAGCAGGAGAAGGTCTGGGAGAAGAAGGCCTTCGCCCACCTCGAGCTCGGACAGATGGACAAGGCCAGCGAGGCCGTCCTGAAGATCCTCGAGATGAAGACCACGCCCGCGGACAAGGCCGAGACCTACCGCACCCTGGCCAGCATGCACATGAAGGGCGGCACGCTGGAGGACGCGGAGAAGTACTTCAACGAGGCGCTCAAGATCGAGCCCAAGGACGAGGCGTCCCTCGGGTGGATCGCGGAGATCTACGCGCAGAAGGGCGGCGCGCGCTCCATGTCGGCCCCCATCGTCAAGGCGGACCTGGAGAAGTCGCTCAGCGTCTATGACCAGGTCATCGCCATCAACCCGAACTCCGCCAACACGTACCTCAACAAGCGCGTCGTGATGGGCCGCCTCATGGAGTACGAGCGGCAGCAGAAGGACATGGCGCTGTCCGAGGCCGCCGAGAACGCCAAGGACAAGACCGTCGTCGACGAGGCCAACGCCCGCGCCGCCGAGCACCAGAAGAAGATGGACGAGTACCAGGGTCAGTTCGCGGAGATGACCAAGAAGTTCAGCGAGGCGCAGAAGGCCGCCAAGGCCCAGGCCGCGGCCGGCACGCCGTAG
- a CDS encoding alkaline phosphatase D family protein, translating into MTVLTRRTVLQGLAITAAGCASSRPLVAPRSGPSLPLGAQLGDVRTGAVSVWGKAERASRLVVEWSEDSRFARGVHRVEGGRLTAETDFTGVVDLTGLPPGRELFVRVLAEEGGATGEAWTGRFLSASDTVRDISFAWSADVCGQGWGINREWGGYRGFAALRALRPDFFLHVGDVIYADNPLLPEVTLPDGRVWRNVVTPAKSKVAETLEELRGNFAYNFLDESLRAFAREVPIAYQWDDHEVRNNWYPGRSMAEDPRYTQVSDDGVLGARARQAFFEYSPVGGAARAEGRIHRQLSQGPLLDVFIPDVRAFRGPNTLNRQQKPGPETSFLGRAQLDGLKQALASSRATWKVIATSMPLGLVVPAEKTPDGPLMEAWANGPGEPMGRELELAELLSFLKERQVRNVVFLTADVHYPAMHHFHPDRARFRDFDPFWEFVAGPLNAGTFGPSPLDETFGPEVKWQKPATVMNAAPWEGQQYFGSVRIQGSSGVMIVAIHDLTGKALHQVELEPSR; encoded by the coding sequence ATGACCGTCCTCACCCGACGTACCGTCCTCCAGGGGCTCGCCATCACCGCCGCGGGCTGTGCCTCGTCGCGCCCCCTCGTCGCGCCGCGCTCCGGGCCGTCACTGCCCCTGGGCGCTCAGCTGGGAGACGTGCGCACCGGGGCCGTCAGCGTCTGGGGCAAGGCGGAGCGGGCTTCCCGGCTCGTCGTGGAGTGGAGCGAGGACTCGCGCTTCGCCCGGGGCGTCCACCGGGTCGAGGGTGGACGGCTCACGGCCGAGACGGACTTCACCGGCGTGGTGGACCTCACGGGCCTGCCTCCGGGGCGCGAGCTCTTCGTGCGGGTGCTCGCGGAGGAGGGGGGTGCCACGGGGGAGGCGTGGACGGGGCGCTTCCTGTCGGCCTCGGACACCGTCCGGGACATCTCCTTCGCCTGGAGCGCGGATGTCTGCGGGCAGGGGTGGGGCATCAACCGGGAGTGGGGCGGGTATCGCGGCTTCGCGGCCCTGCGCGCGCTGAGGCCAGACTTCTTCCTGCACGTCGGCGACGTCATCTACGCGGACAACCCGCTCCTTCCCGAGGTGACGCTCCCGGATGGGCGCGTGTGGCGCAACGTCGTCACGCCCGCGAAGTCCAAGGTCGCCGAGACGCTCGAGGAGCTGCGCGGGAACTTCGCCTACAACTTCCTCGACGAGTCCCTGCGGGCCTTCGCTCGCGAGGTGCCCATCGCGTACCAGTGGGACGACCACGAGGTGCGCAACAACTGGTACCCCGGCCGCTCCATGGCGGAGGACCCGCGCTACACGCAGGTCTCGGATGACGGGGTGCTCGGGGCACGGGCACGTCAGGCGTTCTTCGAGTACTCCCCGGTGGGCGGCGCCGCTCGCGCGGAGGGGCGCATCCACCGTCAGCTCTCCCAGGGCCCGCTGCTGGATGTCTTCATCCCGGACGTGCGCGCCTTCCGCGGGCCGAACACGCTGAACCGTCAGCAGAAGCCGGGCCCGGAGACGTCCTTCCTGGGGCGCGCGCAGCTCGACGGGCTCAAGCAGGCCCTGGCGTCCTCGCGCGCGACGTGGAAGGTGATTGCGACCAGCATGCCGCTGGGGCTCGTCGTGCCCGCGGAGAAGACGCCGGACGGTCCGCTCATGGAGGCCTGGGCCAACGGTCCGGGCGAGCCGATGGGCCGCGAGCTGGAGCTGGCGGAGCTGCTCTCGTTCCTGAAGGAGCGGCAGGTGCGCAACGTGGTGTTCCTCACCGCGGACGTGCACTACCCGGCCATGCACCACTTCCATCCGGACCGGGCGCGCTTCCGGGACTTCGACCCGTTCTGGGAGTTCGTCGCGGGGCCGCTCAACGCGGGGACGTTCGGCCCGAGCCCGCTCGATGAGACCTTCGGCCCCGAGGTGAAGTGGCAGAAGCCGGCCACGGTGATGAACGCGGCGCCGTGGGAGGGGCAGCAGTACTTCGGCAGCGTCCGCATCCAGGGCTCATCGGGCGTGATGATCGTGGCCATCCATGACCTCACGGGCAAGGCGCTGCATCAGGTGGAGCTGGAGCCGAGCCGATGA
- a CDS encoding metallophosphoesterase, with protein sequence MPFRLSSFSMLIGLGAVLGHLYLYRRLVRELVRGRVGRLVAMVVLGLLTLLLGLRRTLLDAVPEQYERTVTVATYTWMGVALCLVLALGAFDLVRALLALSRRLQQRRATPLAAPSEEPIDPERRKFLGRALAGGAALAGGGLASYGHWRAFAPPMVTEVAIRIPKLPRALDGLSIVQLTDIHVGPFIQRRFMDELVRQANALKPDLFAITGDLVDGDVPTLGPSVAALRDLRSRYGSYFVTGNHDYYSGDVEWTTFLQSLDIQSLRNRHVRIGDAGASLDLVGVDDWSGWKRRNQKGYDLDLALQGRDPERAAVLLAHQPANFKVAAERGMDLQISGHTHGGQLVPMTLLINFAWEHVAGLYRHQDSHIYVSRGCGFWGPPMRVGSPPELVKLVLTT encoded by the coding sequence ATGCCGTTCCGGCTCTCCTCCTTCTCGATGCTCATCGGCCTCGGCGCGGTGCTGGGCCACCTGTATCTCTACCGGCGACTGGTGCGTGAGCTGGTGCGAGGCCGCGTCGGCCGGCTCGTGGCCATGGTCGTCCTGGGCCTGCTCACGCTGCTCCTCGGCCTGCGACGCACGCTCCTGGACGCCGTCCCCGAGCAGTACGAGCGGACCGTCACGGTGGCCACGTACACGTGGATGGGCGTGGCGCTCTGCCTCGTGCTGGCCCTGGGCGCCTTCGACCTCGTCCGCGCGCTCCTCGCGCTGAGTCGCCGCCTCCAGCAGCGTCGGGCCACGCCGCTCGCGGCCCCCAGCGAGGAGCCCATCGACCCGGAGCGGCGGAAGTTCCTCGGGCGCGCGCTGGCGGGAGGCGCGGCGCTCGCCGGAGGTGGCCTCGCGTCCTACGGTCACTGGCGGGCCTTCGCGCCGCCGATGGTGACCGAGGTCGCCATCCGGATTCCCAAGCTGCCGCGCGCGCTCGACGGGCTCAGCATCGTGCAGCTCACGGACATCCACGTGGGCCCGTTCATCCAGCGCCGGTTCATGGACGAGCTGGTGCGTCAGGCCAACGCGCTGAAGCCGGACCTGTTCGCCATCACCGGCGACCTGGTGGACGGAGACGTGCCCACGCTGGGCCCCTCCGTCGCGGCGCTGCGGGACTTGCGCTCGCGCTACGGCAGCTACTTCGTCACCGGCAATCACGACTACTACTCGGGTGACGTGGAGTGGACCACGTTCCTCCAGTCGCTCGACATCCAGTCGCTGCGCAACCGACACGTGCGCATCGGCGACGCGGGCGCATCGCTGGACCTGGTCGGCGTGGACGACTGGAGCGGCTGGAAGCGGCGCAACCAGAAGGGCTACGACCTGGACCTCGCGCTCCAGGGCAGAGACCCGGAGCGCGCGGCGGTGTTGCTCGCGCATCAGCCCGCGAACTTCAAGGTGGCCGCGGAGCGAGGAATGGACCTCCAGATCTCAGGCCACACGCACGGCGGGCAGCTCGTGCCCATGACGTTGCTCATCAACTTCGCCTGGGAGCACGTGGCGGGCCTGTACCGCCATCAGGACTCGCACATCTACGTGAGCCGGGGCTGCGGCTTCTGGGGTCCGCCCATGCGCGTGGGCAGTCCTCCGGAGCTGGTGAAGCTCGTGCTCACGACGTGA